One Paraburkholderia aromaticivorans genomic region harbors:
- a CDS encoding NAD(P)/FAD-dependent oxidoreductase: MSEQRIAVLGAGPMGLGAAYQLVKDGRKPVIFEADDRVGGMAACFDFGGLSIERYYHFHAISDHAFFEVLRELGIEEKMQWRETKMGYFYQGRVQPWGNPMALLKFKGLSLQAKFRYGLHAFLSTKRNDWKPLDHVEATGWIRRWIGEEAWEVLWRRLFDYKFYDYADNLSAAWIWSRIRRIGRSRYNLFHEKLGYLEGGSDTLLEGMRRYIEANGGEFRLGTPAQKVVIENGKVTGIEAGGEFLPFDKVISTIPLPYVPRVMPDLPTEILDAFRSVKNVAVVCIIAKLKKSVTENFWLNTNDPEMDIPGIVEYTNLRPLDHHVVYVPFYIPGEHPKYQEPDSAFIDKVKRYLMKINPALKPDDFIDVRASRYRFAQPICEPGYLDRLPPIQLPVEGLLVADTSYYYPEDRGISESIGLSRKMARMI, translated from the coding sequence ATGAGCGAACAACGCATTGCAGTACTCGGCGCCGGGCCGATGGGTCTCGGCGCCGCCTACCAGCTCGTCAAGGACGGGCGCAAACCGGTCATTTTCGAAGCGGACGACCGGGTTGGCGGGATGGCCGCGTGCTTTGACTTCGGCGGCCTCTCCATCGAGCGCTACTATCATTTCCACGCGATTTCCGATCACGCTTTCTTCGAAGTGCTGCGCGAGCTCGGCATCGAAGAAAAAATGCAGTGGCGCGAAACGAAGATGGGCTACTTCTATCAAGGCCGCGTGCAGCCGTGGGGCAACCCGATGGCGCTCCTGAAGTTCAAGGGACTCAGCCTGCAAGCCAAATTCCGCTATGGCTTGCACGCGTTTCTGTCGACCAAGCGCAACGACTGGAAGCCGCTCGATCACGTTGAAGCGACGGGCTGGATTCGCCGCTGGATTGGTGAGGAAGCGTGGGAAGTGTTGTGGCGGCGTCTGTTCGACTACAAGTTCTACGACTACGCGGACAACCTGTCCGCCGCCTGGATCTGGAGTCGTATTCGCCGTATCGGCCGCTCGCGCTATAACCTCTTTCACGAGAAGCTCGGCTACCTCGAAGGCGGTTCCGATACGTTGCTGGAAGGTATGCGCCGTTATATCGAGGCCAACGGCGGCGAGTTTCGTCTTGGCACACCCGCGCAGAAGGTCGTGATCGAGAACGGCAAGGTCACGGGTATCGAAGCCGGTGGCGAGTTCCTGCCGTTCGACAAAGTCATCAGCACGATTCCGCTGCCCTATGTGCCGCGCGTGATGCCGGATTTGCCCACCGAGATTCTCGACGCATTCCGCAGCGTCAAGAACGTGGCCGTGGTGTGCATTATCGCCAAGCTGAAGAAATCGGTAACCGAGAACTTCTGGCTGAACACCAACGATCCGGAGATGGATATTCCGGGCATCGTCGAATATACGAATCTGCGGCCGCTCGATCATCACGTCGTCTACGTGCCGTTCTATATTCCGGGCGAACATCCGAAGTACCAGGAACCGGATTCGGCGTTCATCGACAAAGTGAAACGCTATCTGATGAAAATCAACCCGGCACTCAAGCCGGACGATTTCATCGACGTGCGTGCGAGCCGGTATCGTTTCGCGCAACCGATTTGCGAACCGGGTTATCTCGACCGCCTGCCGCCGATTCAGTTGCCGGTGGAAGGCTTGCTCGTCGCCGATACGTCTTACTACTACCCCGAAGACCGTGGCATCTCGGAGAGTATCGGGCTATCGCGCAAGATGGCGAGGATGATATGA
- a CDS encoding GtrA family protein, with amino-acid sequence MTRVHALAKRTFVSKSFLLFLLTGGFAAAVNWGSRIVYNKWMPYSAAIVVAYITGMITAFILAKLFVFTKSTQSTGRSVFFFTLVNLVAVVQTWAVSVGLAYYVFPRMGMTWHARDLAHAVGVAVPVFTSYVGHKRWSFKH; translated from the coding sequence ATGACGCGGGTTCATGCACTCGCCAAGCGTACCTTCGTCTCGAAGAGCTTTCTGCTGTTCCTGTTGACCGGCGGCTTTGCCGCGGCGGTCAATTGGGGCAGCCGGATTGTCTATAACAAGTGGATGCCGTACTCGGCCGCCATTGTCGTCGCGTATATCACCGGGATGATCACGGCGTTCATTCTGGCGAAGCTGTTCGTGTTCACGAAGAGCACGCAATCGACAGGGCGGTCGGTGTTCTTCTTTACGCTCGTCAATCTCGTTGCCGTCGTGCAAACCTGGGCGGTGAGTGTCGGGCTGGCGTACTACGTGTTTCCGCGGATGGGCATGACCTGGCATGCGCGGGATCTTGCGCATGCCGTCGGCGTCGCTGTACCGGTGTTCACGAGCTACGTGGGGCACAAGAGGTGGAGCTTCAAGCACTGA
- a CDS encoding SDR family oxidoreductase, whose product MKNILIVGATSAIAIACARQWATQGARFFLVARNGERLQQVAADLTARGAQLAASHQLDIDRLDLHAGMLEQCQKELGALDIVLVAPGTLPDQAACQADPAVAVREFNTNAVSVIALLTPIANILEAQKRGALAVISSVAGDRGRPSNYLYGSAKAALSAFCEGLNARLFKVGVHVLTIKPGFVATPMTAGLPLPGPLVATPDQVASDIVRAVDKRKDVLYTRWFWAIIMLIIRSVPRFLFKRASL is encoded by the coding sequence ATGAAAAACATTCTTATCGTCGGCGCCACGTCGGCGATCGCCATCGCCTGTGCACGCCAATGGGCCACCCAAGGCGCACGTTTTTTCCTGGTTGCCCGCAACGGCGAACGCCTCCAGCAGGTGGCCGCGGATCTGACCGCGCGCGGCGCGCAACTGGCAGCCAGTCATCAACTCGATATCGATCGCCTGGATCTGCATGCGGGCATGCTCGAACAGTGCCAGAAAGAACTCGGCGCGCTCGATATCGTGCTGGTCGCGCCCGGCACTTTGCCGGACCAGGCCGCGTGCCAGGCGGACCCCGCGGTGGCCGTGCGTGAATTCAACACGAATGCTGTTTCGGTGATCGCGCTGTTGACGCCGATTGCCAACATCCTGGAAGCGCAGAAGCGCGGTGCACTGGCGGTCATCTCGTCGGTGGCGGGCGATCGCGGCCGACCCTCGAACTATCTGTACGGCAGCGCGAAGGCCGCGCTTTCCGCGTTCTGCGAGGGACTGAATGCACGGTTATTCAAAGTCGGCGTCCACGTTCTGACCATCAAACCGGGCTTCGTGGCGACGCCGATGACAGCCGGCCTGCCCTTGCCCGGCCCCCTTGTCGCGACACCCGACCAGGTGGCGAGCGACATCGTGCGCGCCGTCGACAAGCGCAAGGACGTGCTGTATACGCGCTGGTTCTGGGCGATCATCATGCTGATCATCCGCTCGGTTCCGCGCTTCTTGTTCAAGCGCGCGTCCCTGTAA
- a CDS encoding NAD-dependent epimerase/dehydratase family protein: MNQTRILLPGGAGLVGQNLVARLKARGYDNLVVIDKHKANLEVLRKVHPDVTAIYADLAEPGGWEQHFEGADLVVMLQAQIGAPTIEPFIRNNITSTRNVLEVIKRNQIPYTVHISSSVVNSVGEDFYTDTKREQEEIVHASGIECVVLRPTLMFGWFDRKHLGWLSRFMHRVPVFPIPGSGKYMRQPLYVGDFCNVIISCIESRIKGQAFNITGLERVDYIDIIRQIKRATRAPCAIVRIPYGLFYVLLKVYAIFDKNPPFTADQLKALTAGDEFEVIDWEGIFKIRATPFAKAMDETFNDPTYSHIALEF, translated from the coding sequence ATGAACCAAACCCGCATCCTTCTTCCAGGCGGCGCCGGCCTTGTCGGCCAGAACCTCGTTGCGCGACTCAAAGCGCGCGGGTATGACAATCTGGTCGTGATCGACAAGCACAAGGCCAACCTGGAAGTGCTTCGCAAGGTCCATCCTGACGTCACGGCAATTTATGCCGATCTGGCCGAGCCGGGCGGTTGGGAACAGCACTTCGAAGGCGCGGATCTCGTCGTCATGCTGCAGGCGCAGATCGGCGCTCCGACCATCGAACCGTTTATTCGCAACAACATCACGTCCACGCGAAATGTGCTCGAGGTGATCAAGCGCAACCAGATTCCGTACACCGTGCACATCAGTTCTTCGGTGGTGAATTCCGTGGGCGAGGATTTCTATACCGACACGAAACGCGAGCAGGAAGAGATCGTGCACGCCTCGGGCATCGAATGCGTGGTGTTGCGGCCTACGCTGATGTTCGGCTGGTTCGACCGCAAGCACCTCGGCTGGCTGTCGCGCTTCATGCATCGCGTACCGGTGTTCCCGATTCCCGGCAGCGGCAAATACATGCGTCAGCCGCTCTACGTCGGCGACTTCTGCAATGTGATCATCAGTTGCATCGAGTCGCGCATCAAGGGCCAGGCATTCAATATCACCGGCCTCGAACGCGTGGACTATATCGACATCATCCGTCAGATCAAGCGCGCCACTCGCGCACCGTGCGCGATCGTGCGAATTCCGTATGGTCTCTTCTATGTGCTGCTGAAGGTGTATGCCATCTTCGACAAGAACCCGCCGTTCACCGCGGACCAGCTCAAAGCGTTGACGGCCGGCGACGAATTCGAAGTGATCGACTGGGAAGGCATCTTCAAGATCCGTGCTACGCCATTCGCAAAGGCCATGGACGAGACCTTCAACGATCCGACGTATAGCCACATCGCACTGGAATTCTGA
- a CDS encoding acyltransferase family protein, with the protein MLRGYAALIVVFAHTTVAGLYKVEPLWGWLKWTPLRVLWAGHQAVIVFFMLSGYALAHMYGELRSRRYLTFAAARIIRLYPPFLGSLAVAVGLYWLVGRAGYVWERGWMYTAHPVLDKQVIFDHLKMIGSYDTGTINPPMWSIVHEMRWSLAFPIIAFLVNRFRFKAVIAAIVSSTLIGIAALAGSPTHIPWPLQDALLTTHYGTFFVIGAWFYSCRFQIVDRVTALPAKSRAMWWIAALVLFSYPFDNPWSIGGRIFGDLGVSIGAFLLMALSFTIKEGRVYSIGHWLGKISYSLYLNHYVILSVSLVILYTRFGPVPVWIATICGALVLAFVMNRLVEVPSQNWARALRRRLSPKAAECSANSANLV; encoded by the coding sequence ATGCTGCGCGGCTATGCGGCCTTGATCGTCGTTTTCGCGCATACCACGGTGGCTGGGCTTTACAAGGTCGAGCCGCTGTGGGGATGGCTGAAATGGACTCCCCTGCGTGTTTTGTGGGCCGGCCACCAGGCAGTGATCGTGTTCTTCATGCTCAGCGGCTATGCGCTCGCGCATATGTACGGCGAACTGAGGTCGCGCCGTTACCTTACGTTTGCCGCGGCGCGGATCATCCGGCTTTATCCTCCATTCCTGGGGTCGCTCGCGGTCGCGGTCGGTCTGTACTGGCTCGTCGGACGCGCGGGCTATGTCTGGGAGCGCGGCTGGATGTACACGGCGCATCCCGTACTCGATAAGCAGGTGATCTTCGATCATCTGAAAATGATTGGAAGCTATGACACCGGCACGATCAATCCGCCTATGTGGTCGATTGTGCATGAGATGAGATGGTCACTGGCATTCCCAATCATTGCCTTTCTCGTCAACCGCTTTCGATTCAAGGCTGTCATCGCAGCAATAGTGAGTTCGACGCTCATTGGTATTGCGGCGCTGGCTGGATCGCCTACCCATATTCCCTGGCCGCTTCAGGATGCGCTTCTGACGACGCACTACGGTACGTTCTTTGTCATAGGCGCGTGGTTTTATTCCTGTCGTTTTCAGATTGTCGACAGGGTGACTGCGTTGCCGGCAAAGTCACGCGCCATGTGGTGGATCGCGGCATTGGTCCTGTTCTCCTACCCATTCGACAATCCGTGGAGCATCGGTGGACGCATTTTCGGCGACCTCGGGGTTTCAATCGGAGCATTCCTGCTGATGGCGCTGTCCTTCACCATCAAGGAAGGGCGCGTTTATTCGATTGGACACTGGTTGGGGAAAATCTCCTACAGCCTGTATCTCAACCACTACGTGATACTGAGCGTGTCGCTGGTGATTCTGTATACCCGCTTCGGGCCGGTTCCTGTCTGGATCGCCACGATTTGTGGCGCACTGGTTCTCGCGTTTGTGATGAACAGGCTGGTCGAAGTGCCGTCGCAAAACTGGGCCCGAGCCTTGCGCCGCCGCTTGTCGCCAAAGGCGGCTGAGTGTTCGGCAAATAGTGCGAACCTTGTTTAG
- a CDS encoding FAD-binding oxidoreductase, translating into MNRVLSWGRYPPIPQEAHAIAWRDAARATWSDAAREHGTTLAFGNGRSYGDSCLAASGHVVQTLPLDRLIAADWQTGVLRAEPGVTLEQILDVAIPRGWMLPVTPGTKYATLGGAIANDVHGKNHHVRGTFGRHVRRFALARSDGSQFECSPDEQAEFFAATIGGLGLTGLILWAEIQLMPIRSSVIDMTSIRFGNLDEFFALSEKLDPLHEYSVAWVDCQSRGSALGRGIFMAGDHATDGPLEVTRRKKRTVPFTLPIPVFNRFTLRAFNELYYQKQQRGEVVAKVGYDAYFYPLDSLLEWNRIYGRAGFQQYQCVVPSATARDATRAILGAIAKSGTGSFLAVLKRCGDLRSPGLLSFPMEGTSLALDFPQRDALNTRLFANLDAIVREAGGRIYPAKDAHMPGADFRAAYPQWQQLEALRDPALLSRFWERTTRT; encoded by the coding sequence ATGAATAGAGTTCTGTCATGGGGACGTTACCCACCCATACCGCAGGAGGCGCATGCGATTGCATGGCGTGATGCCGCGCGCGCCACGTGGTCGGATGCGGCCCGGGAACACGGCACCACGCTCGCCTTCGGCAATGGCCGCAGCTACGGCGACAGTTGCCTCGCCGCCTCTGGTCATGTCGTGCAAACGCTGCCGCTGGACCGGCTGATTGCCGCTGACTGGCAAACCGGCGTCTTGCGCGCGGAGCCTGGCGTCACGCTGGAGCAAATTCTCGACGTCGCGATTCCACGCGGCTGGATGCTGCCGGTCACACCGGGCACGAAATACGCGACCTTGGGCGGAGCGATTGCCAACGACGTCCACGGCAAGAATCACCATGTACGAGGCACCTTCGGCCGGCACGTGCGCCGCTTCGCGCTCGCGCGCAGCGACGGCTCGCAATTCGAGTGCTCGCCCGACGAGCAAGCGGAGTTTTTCGCCGCCACGATCGGCGGCCTCGGGCTGACCGGGCTGATCCTGTGGGCAGAGATTCAGTTGATGCCGATCCGCTCAAGCGTGATCGACATGACGAGCATCCGCTTCGGCAATCTGGACGAGTTCTTCGCGTTGTCGGAAAAGCTCGACCCATTGCATGAATACAGCGTCGCCTGGGTGGATTGCCAAAGTCGCGGCTCGGCGCTCGGACGCGGCATCTTCATGGCCGGCGACCATGCGACGGACGGACCGCTCGAAGTCACACGGCGAAAGAAACGCACCGTCCCGTTCACGCTGCCGATTCCGGTGTTCAACCGCTTCACGTTGCGCGCGTTCAACGAGCTCTACTACCAGAAGCAGCAGCGCGGCGAAGTCGTTGCGAAGGTCGGTTACGACGCCTACTTCTACCCGCTGGACAGCTTGCTGGAATGGAATCGAATCTACGGGCGGGCGGGCTTTCAGCAATACCAATGCGTGGTGCCGTCGGCCACGGCGCGTGACGCGACGCGCGCGATCCTCGGCGCGATTGCCAAAAGCGGCACGGGCTCATTTCTCGCCGTACTGAAACGCTGCGGTGATTTGCGCTCGCCGGGCCTTTTGTCGTTTCCGATGGAAGGCACGTCCCTCGCTCTCGATTTCCCGCAGCGCGACGCATTGAATACCCGGCTCTTTGCGAATCTCGATGCAATCGTGCGCGAAGCCGGCGGCCGGATCTATCCGGCTAAAGACGCGCACATGCCCGGCGCCGACTTTCGCGCCGCCTACCCTCAATGGCAGCAACTCGAAGCGCTGCGCGACCCCGCGTTACTTTCGCGTTTCTGGGAACGGACCACTCGAACATGA
- the wecB gene encoding non-hydrolyzing UDP-N-acetylglucosamine 2-epimerase, with protein MAKKKVVVFAGTRPEAIKVISVVQALRAAHDDFDVCLCSVGQHREMLMQAFADFGVTPDASLDVMSQNQSLAGLSARLFTAIDEFLAAQSPDIILVQGDTMTVQVAALTAFYRRIRVGHIEAGLRSHDMAAPFPEELNRRVASLVTDVHFAPTELSKKNLLAEQVPAEQIFVTGNTVVDALYLMLDRLKNEHVELPERVEAALAEGRRIVLVTGHRRESFGPGFENICTALRTIAEAHPDVRIVYPVHMNPKVREVVNRVLSDQPGVYLEEPLTYKPFQRLMAASHIILTDSGGIQEEGPALGKPVLVMRDVTERPEGVESGVNKLVGTDVDTIVRETARLLDDPAAYQAMSAGKNPFGDGTAGAQIVAILKSMFAQS; from the coding sequence ATGGCAAAGAAAAAAGTAGTGGTGTTTGCCGGCACACGGCCGGAAGCGATCAAGGTCATCTCGGTGGTGCAGGCGCTGCGCGCGGCTCACGACGATTTCGACGTGTGCCTGTGCTCGGTCGGGCAGCATCGGGAAATGTTGATGCAGGCTTTCGCGGACTTCGGCGTGACGCCGGACGCGAGTCTGGACGTGATGTCGCAGAATCAGTCGCTGGCGGGGCTGAGCGCGCGTCTCTTCACCGCGATCGATGAATTCCTCGCCGCGCAGTCGCCCGACATCATCCTCGTGCAGGGCGACACGATGACCGTTCAGGTGGCCGCGTTGACGGCGTTCTATCGTCGCATTCGCGTCGGGCACATCGAAGCCGGGTTGCGCAGCCATGACATGGCCGCGCCGTTTCCGGAGGAACTCAATCGACGTGTGGCGTCGCTCGTGACCGACGTCCATTTCGCGCCGACGGAATTGTCGAAGAAGAATCTGCTGGCGGAGCAGGTGCCCGCGGAGCAGATCTTCGTGACCGGCAATACCGTGGTGGACGCGCTGTATCTGATGCTCGATCGCCTGAAGAACGAGCACGTCGAATTGCCGGAGCGAGTCGAGGCCGCGCTCGCGGAAGGGCGGCGCATCGTGCTGGTGACGGGGCATCGTCGCGAGAGCTTCGGGCCTGGGTTCGAGAACATCTGCACGGCGTTGCGGACAATCGCCGAGGCGCATCCGGACGTACGTATCGTCTATCCGGTGCATATGAACCCGAAGGTCCGGGAAGTGGTCAACCGCGTGTTGAGCGATCAGCCGGGCGTCTATCTGGAAGAGCCGCTGACCTACAAGCCGTTTCAGCGGCTCATGGCGGCGAGCCACATCATCCTGACCGATTCGGGCGGGATTCAGGAGGAAGGGCCCGCGTTGGGTAAGCCGGTTCTCGTGATGCGCGATGTGACCGAGCGGCCGGAAGGCGTCGAATCCGGCGTCAACAAACTGGTCGGCACGGATGTGGACACGATCGTTCGTGAGACGGCGCGTTTGCTCGACGATCCCGCTGCATATCAGGCGATGTCCGCCGGCAAAAACCCGTTTGGCGATGGAACCGCGGGCGCTCAGATCGTTGCCATTCTGAAGTCGATGTTCGCGCAGTCCTGA
- a CDS encoding glycosyltransferase — MTVFSSHDVRACLRQCVTCFGHGRILYIGAHAADALDFLLAAGTDPYALSLDADGGAQADHRFVSDRLEAASVTAPALDIARRESFDAAIVVLAPDSVAAEAAAWLRLIADAGIRNVALVTPVAQNGTDAVSADQSKKQAFELGFRIHARSTFARLTHPLPPLCGYEVCAFERAANASTEQSPAVAEDILRHTDPASQTAVAEFTQIDGFVRVGDAVLVLDDTVGSGAYIVAQNSTARHVLGIVPDALRCGYASTQYGVAGRVDFKPWASEVLHDLASHSFDVVICRDVRRFAPLDWPRLADIVRPGGRLILGLQAPESTGDASVELQSPVELLRSSTGSTHASWLPECAFISPPGAPSDVAWRKMALDERLVASDGRLIVVSMRDPVGADASAFVDTMYQHADSPSFNVLPDGRSMVNPWLFRSMVTIGTRMNNDAELGSLQARVLEQAPHDTADYGAALCGHAYRVLAARASTDTVRTCVAEIQAYLDTNKKDAQYLRWSISQSFVAAKLLQAVGDLDGAEAWALKCAAMDPVPFSPLLTTKTVAALDLAASFAVARRDYEAARRYLERAVQEVQRVLSGDWVNILGDTAKPLSFGLPEVSQLAELGARCAYLLNYLADAEYRPGLVWREHRGFYERVFEAKDTQVAALLERNTFLYGETQRLEDVARHLKGEADRLEGVIQQGKDEADRLEGVIREKDREVAGLRQAAAADEAEKARLAVALKEQVLTSEALRVAVARTLKARLLRAARALSRRLGVAGRVRRPAPAAPPPAPVATPVKRFPNAPLLLDERRVAQWLGQFDADAPRWASSQALATVLSASERGAADLNADDAQLKIIAAADLPSLRPQAPGVVIVVVFEAGDNPFALRSDVYDHVDLCIALDHHVFLGLALLHPMVIEAAPANVVDSARRFWKAINSTQSLIVPDAAAFNPSVAPVVMLQVDSFMVGGLERVVFDLLDRLGKAGFQAMLGVTGDIATEAEAELKQRQFNYVRLPGDPAELRAVLVERKVALVNAHYSLSLSEVCASLKIPFVQTVHNMYMWLDAAGKEQWRRVDEVTDAYICVSANVAMFADVNLRLSADRMIVVPNGCDSGSAMPLLEPERDLALREELGFPADSPVFVNVASINPVKGQGLLIDAFAIAHAKRPDIRLVILGKHSDAGYAARLQERIAHHGLQSVVSMPGYRSDVYRFVDLARAVVMPSFTEGWSLAISETLQRNAPVIATDVGGAREQLIGEASTVIRAYRDDWSTLDGAEFYQAIANEWELHAVRDELARTMVEHAGRPVRQPREGLQQSFQSMTPTEAYTRHAEVFAAILTRTNADCVRYASYLPQRQSRYFKLTDTRPEVV; from the coding sequence CCGCGGGAACCGATCCGTACGCGCTTTCGCTCGACGCGGATGGCGGGGCGCAAGCCGATCATCGGTTCGTGTCCGACCGGCTTGAAGCGGCGTCCGTCACGGCGCCCGCTCTCGACATTGCCCGGCGTGAATCTTTCGACGCGGCGATCGTGGTTCTCGCGCCGGACAGCGTGGCCGCCGAAGCGGCGGCGTGGCTCAGGCTGATTGCGGATGCGGGGATCAGGAACGTCGCGCTGGTGACGCCGGTCGCGCAGAACGGGACCGATGCTGTATCAGCCGACCAGTCCAAAAAACAGGCCTTCGAACTTGGGTTTCGCATTCACGCCCGCTCGACATTCGCGCGGCTGACTCATCCGCTGCCGCCGTTGTGCGGCTACGAAGTCTGCGCGTTCGAGCGTGCCGCGAACGCGTCGACGGAACAAAGCCCCGCGGTAGCCGAAGATATCTTGCGGCATACCGACCCGGCGTCGCAAACCGCAGTCGCTGAGTTCACGCAGATCGACGGTTTCGTTCGAGTCGGCGACGCCGTTCTCGTGCTGGACGACACGGTCGGTAGTGGCGCCTACATCGTTGCGCAGAATTCGACCGCGCGCCACGTGCTCGGCATCGTGCCGGACGCGCTGCGGTGCGGCTATGCGTCGACTCAGTATGGCGTTGCTGGACGCGTCGATTTCAAGCCGTGGGCCAGCGAGGTATTGCATGACCTTGCGAGCCATTCATTCGACGTGGTGATTTGCCGTGACGTTCGCCGATTCGCGCCGCTCGACTGGCCGCGACTCGCCGACATCGTGCGGCCCGGCGGCCGGTTGATTCTGGGGCTACAGGCGCCGGAGAGTACGGGCGACGCATCCGTCGAATTACAGTCTCCGGTCGAACTGCTGCGCTCGAGTACCGGTTCGACCCACGCAAGCTGGCTGCCGGAATGCGCGTTTATTTCGCCGCCGGGGGCGCCGTCGGACGTCGCCTGGCGCAAGATGGCACTCGACGAGCGCCTGGTGGCCAGCGACGGTCGCCTGATCGTGGTTTCGATGCGCGATCCCGTCGGCGCGGATGCGTCGGCTTTTGTCGACACGATGTACCAGCACGCGGATTCGCCGTCGTTCAATGTATTGCCGGACGGACGCAGCATGGTGAATCCATGGCTCTTCAGGAGCATGGTGACCATCGGCACGCGCATGAACAACGATGCCGAATTGGGGAGCCTGCAGGCGCGAGTCCTGGAGCAGGCGCCGCACGACACCGCCGACTACGGCGCCGCGCTTTGCGGCCACGCGTATCGCGTGCTTGCCGCACGGGCCTCGACGGACACGGTGCGCACGTGCGTGGCGGAAATTCAGGCGTACCTCGATACGAATAAGAAGGACGCACAATATCTGCGCTGGTCGATTTCGCAGAGTTTTGTGGCCGCGAAACTCTTGCAGGCGGTAGGCGATCTGGACGGTGCCGAGGCTTGGGCATTGAAGTGCGCCGCGATGGACCCGGTTCCGTTTAGTCCGCTGCTGACAACCAAGACGGTTGCCGCGCTCGATCTGGCGGCCAGCTTTGCCGTAGCCCGCCGCGACTACGAGGCCGCGCGCCGGTATCTCGAGCGGGCGGTGCAGGAAGTCCAACGGGTTCTGTCGGGCGACTGGGTGAACATTCTCGGCGACACGGCGAAGCCATTGAGCTTCGGGTTGCCGGAAGTGTCGCAACTGGCCGAATTGGGCGCACGGTGTGCTTATCTTCTGAATTATCTTGCCGACGCCGAGTATCGGCCCGGGCTGGTGTGGCGTGAACACCGGGGATTTTACGAGCGTGTGTTCGAAGCAAAGGACACACAGGTCGCAGCCTTGTTGGAACGCAACACCTTCCTGTACGGCGAGACACAGCGTCTGGAGGATGTCGCCCGGCACTTGAAAGGCGAAGCCGACCGGCTGGAAGGCGTCATCCAGCAAGGCAAGGATGAGGCAGATCGTCTTGAAGGCGTGATTAGAGAGAAGGATCGCGAAGTGGCTGGTCTCAGACAGGCCGCTGCTGCAGACGAAGCAGAAAAGGCTCGTCTCGCGGTTGCGCTCAAGGAACAGGTGCTCACTAGCGAGGCGTTGCGTGTGGCCGTTGCGCGAACCTTGAAGGCCAGGTTGCTGCGCGCGGCTCGTGCGCTTTCGCGGCGGCTCGGCGTGGCGGGTCGCGTCCGCCGGCCCGCACCGGCCGCTCCGCCCCCGGCGCCGGTCGCGACGCCCGTCAAGCGCTTTCCCAATGCGCCGTTGTTGCTGGACGAACGGCGCGTCGCGCAGTGGCTCGGGCAGTTCGACGCGGATGCGCCGCGCTGGGCCTCCAGCCAGGCGCTCGCGACCGTCTTGTCGGCAAGCGAGCGTGGTGCGGCCGACCTGAATGCGGATGACGCGCAACTGAAAATCATCGCCGCCGCCGATTTGCCGTCTTTGAGACCGCAGGCGCCTGGCGTGGTGATCGTCGTCGTGTTCGAGGCGGGCGACAACCCGTTCGCGTTGCGCAGCGACGTCTACGACCATGTGGACTTGTGTATTGCACTCGACCATCACGTGTTCCTGGGACTGGCGCTGCTTCACCCCATGGTGATCGAAGCAGCGCCCGCGAATGTCGTCGACTCCGCGCGCCGTTTCTGGAAAGCGATCAATAGCACGCAGTCGCTGATCGTGCCGGACGCTGCCGCCTTCAACCCGTCAGTCGCGCCGGTCGTCATGCTGCAGGTCGACAGCTTCATGGTCGGCGGTCTCGAACGTGTCGTCTTCGACTTGCTGGACCGTTTGGGCAAGGCGGGCTTTCAGGCCATGCTCGGCGTCACGGGCGACATCGCGACCGAGGCCGAGGCCGAACTCAAGCAACGCCAGTTCAACTACGTGCGCCTGCCGGGCGATCCCGCTGAGCTTCGCGCAGTGCTGGTCGAGCGGAAGGTGGCGCTCGTCAATGCTCACTATTCGCTGTCGCTCAGCGAGGTGTGCGCTTCGCTGAAAATACCGTTCGTCCAGACCGTGCATAACATGTACATGTGGCTCGACGCCGCGGGCAAGGAACAGTGGCGTCGCGTGGATGAGGTGACGGACGCGTATATCTGCGTATCGGCTAACGTCGCGATGTTCGCCGATGTGAATCTGCGCCTGAGCGCGGACCGCATGATCGTTGTGCCGAACGGCTGCGACTCGGGCAGCGCGATGCCCCTGCTCGAACCGGAGCGCGACCTCGCGCTGCGCGAGGAACTCGGATTTCCGGCGGATAGTCCGGTCTTCGTCAACGTCGCCTCGATCAATCCGGTGAAAGGTCAGGGTTTGTTGATCGACGCGTTTGCGATCGCGCATGCGAAGCGGCCCGACATCCGCCTCGTGATCCTCGGCAAGCATTCGGATGCCGGCTACGCCGCGCGGCTCCAGGAGCGCATCGCACATCACGGCCTACAGAGCGTGGTGTCGATGCCCGGCTACCGGTCCGACGTCTATCGATTCGTCGATCTGGCGCGCGCAGTCGTGATGCCGTCCTTTACCGAAGGCTGGAGTCTGGCGATATCGGAGACGCTTCAGCGCAACGCGCCGGTCATCGCCACCGATGTCGGCGGCGCCCGCGAACAGTTGATTGGCGAGGCAAGCACAGTGATTCGCGCCTATCGTGACGACTGGTCGACACTGGACGGCGCCGAGTTCTACCAGGCCATCGCCAACGAGTGGGAACTGCACGCGGTTCGCGACGAACTGGCCAGAACGATGGTCGAGCACGCCGGGCGGCCGGTGCGCCAGCCGCGCGAGGGTCTGCAGCAATCGTTCCAGTCGATGACACCGACGGAAGCGTACACGCGGCACGCGGAGGTTTTCGCGGCCATCCTGACTCGCACGAACGCCGATTGCGTTCGCTATGCGTCGTATCTGCCTCAGCGTCAAAGCCGTTACTTCAAGTTGACCGATACGCGGCCCGAAGTGGTCTGA